A portion of the Lysinibacillus timonensis genome contains these proteins:
- a CDS encoding methyl-accepting chemotaxis protein — protein sequence MKKKQLKITSISGKLMLLITAIIIVTVGIIGSTSYFVSQNQLLESGKREIQNIAKSGYAVLELINEQVESGIITLEEGKNQARIILNGPLGEDGKYDYQQSRFTYKENGYILAYDQDLVLQLHPSKIGGAPADELNRNNREQIVAGGKSKNEADRFVVYSDKQPDGSFKDKLAYTEYYEPWGWNIGITVFQDEFYAGLDILKYIIFGATAGLIIISSLVFYLAIRKKVITLKEVADASTKIANGHLQVTKLPESGDEIGQLAVAFNKMSRQIRSLVEKTKNTSEQLLDSASNLSAISEETSASSDEIGLAINEIATGTQDQVNDLEEVNRRVELLSNSIETMGKQNKAMHNIAKHAEEITTEGIEIVHQLLRSNSDSLAASQGVSDEMKNLNSKTEQITKVMETIETIAEETNLLALNASIEAARAGEYGKGFSVVANEIRKLAEQSKNATHQVQEVVSSIISETTKTVETVEGTVKTAKRLNDDVILTQNKFNEMSDSVKKISESLLAANKEMEAITSYNKLMSEGVENASRVTEQTAAAAQEIASSIDEQISAIANVASAAEQLTELNRELNSLMKQYTL from the coding sequence ATGAAAAAGAAACAGTTAAAGATCACAAGTATTTCTGGCAAGTTAATGCTTCTAATCACAGCCATTATCATTGTGACAGTGGGGATTATCGGTTCGACAAGTTATTTTGTGTCCCAAAATCAGCTTTTAGAATCAGGTAAAAGAGAAATACAAAATATTGCTAAAAGTGGGTATGCCGTTTTAGAATTGATCAATGAACAAGTAGAAAGCGGCATAATCACACTTGAGGAAGGAAAAAATCAAGCTAGAATCATTTTAAATGGCCCGTTAGGTGAAGATGGGAAATACGATTATCAACAGTCTCGTTTTACTTATAAAGAAAACGGTTACATTTTAGCGTATGATCAAGATTTAGTGTTGCAACTTCATCCATCTAAAATAGGTGGAGCACCAGCAGACGAACTAAATCGAAATAATCGTGAGCAGATAGTTGCAGGTGGTAAATCAAAAAATGAGGCTGATCGATTTGTCGTCTATTCTGACAAACAACCAGATGGATCTTTTAAAGATAAATTAGCCTATACAGAATACTATGAACCTTGGGGTTGGAATATTGGAATCACTGTTTTTCAAGATGAATTCTATGCAGGATTAGACATTTTAAAATACATTATCTTTGGTGCAACAGCGGGACTCATTATAATAAGCTCGCTTGTATTTTATTTAGCTATTCGAAAGAAAGTAATTACTTTAAAAGAAGTAGCTGATGCCTCTACAAAAATTGCTAATGGGCATTTACAAGTAACGAAGCTACCCGAGTCAGGAGATGAAATTGGACAATTAGCGGTTGCGTTTAATAAAATGTCACGACAAATACGCTCGCTAGTCGAAAAAACGAAAAATACGAGTGAACAATTGCTAGATTCAGCGTCTAACTTATCTGCAATTTCAGAGGAAACATCTGCAAGCAGTGATGAGATTGGTTTAGCAATTAATGAAATTGCGACTGGTACACAAGATCAAGTCAATGATTTGGAAGAGGTAAATCGTCGAGTAGAGCTATTATCGAATTCTATTGAAACGATGGGAAAACAAAATAAAGCCATGCATAACATTGCCAAACATGCAGAAGAAATAACAACTGAAGGTATAGAAATTGTCCATCAATTGTTGCGCTCCAACTCTGATTCGTTAGCTGCATCACAAGGAGTAAGCGATGAAATGAAAAACTTAAATAGTAAAACAGAGCAGATCACTAAGGTTATGGAAACAATAGAAACAATCGCCGAAGAGACAAATTTACTAGCTCTAAATGCTAGTATTGAGGCTGCTAGAGCGGGTGAATATGGTAAAGGCTTTTCTGTCGTTGCTAATGAAATTAGAAAATTAGCAGAACAATCCAAAAATGCTACTCATCAGGTACAAGAGGTTGTCTCGTCCATTATTTCAGAAACGACTAAAACAGTTGAAACGGTTGAAGGAACGGTGAAGACTGCTAAAAGGTTAAATGATGATGTTATTTTAACACAAAACAAATTCAATGAGATGTCAGATTCTGTGAAGAAAATATCAGAATCGTTACTAGCAGCTAATAAGGAAATGGAAGCTATTACTTCTTATAATAAGTTAATGAGTGAAGGGGTTGAGAATGCGTCTAGAGTAACTGAACAGACAGCTGCTGCAGCACAAGAAATCGCTTCTTCTATCGATGAGCAAATAAGTGCAATCGCAAATGTCGCAAGTGCGGCTGAACAATTAACGGAATTGAACCGTGAATTAAATTCATTAATGAAACAATATACTTTGTAA
- a CDS encoding cytidine deaminase, with amino-acid sequence MNKEQLMESARRIKERAYIPYSKFPVGAALLLKDGTVINGVNVENVSLGATNCAERTAIFTAVANGYKKGDFQAIAVAGDTVDFLPPCSICRQVLAEFCLPDMPVYLTNDKKEILELTLKDLLPYAFTDLEM; translated from the coding sequence ATGAACAAAGAACAATTAATGGAAAGTGCACGCCGTATTAAGGAAAGAGCTTATATACCTTATTCGAAATTTCCTGTTGGCGCAGCATTACTATTAAAGGATGGTACTGTAATTAATGGAGTAAACGTAGAAAACGTCTCTCTAGGTGCAACCAATTGCGCTGAGAGAACAGCTATATTTACTGCAGTAGCCAATGGGTACAAAAAAGGTGATTTCCAAGCAATAGCTGTGGCGGGGGATACTGTAGATTTTCTACCACCTTGTAGTATTTGTAGACAAGTTTTAGCAGAATTTTGTTTACCTGATATGCCTGTATATTTAACAAATGACAAGAAAGAAATATTAGAATTAACGCTAAAAGATTTATTACCATATGCATTTACGGATTTGGAAATGTAG
- a CDS encoding erythromycin esterase family protein yields MTFSKGNTFLLAALLFSACLYGCMNNDVDDKTIEPSVETDKPVETNETTKTEELEKYISTIQAIDIPDDVEVIGLGEATHGNVELQELKRDVFEALINNENVRVFVLEGDFGAGQQINQFILNDIGSAKEVVYALDYNIYKTEQMIDLVQWMHDYNLTASDNEKIYFYGNDMQRYDDSKQGLLDYYEVVNIEAAKTYAEQLKHVSNATMRDLTPEQYEEMNEVIEQIILDLQSNEKVYSEQSSPDAFAFALQYAHVLKQRTQLFLNESNYTQLRDQYLADNLQWIVEFEAERGHDKVLITAHNGHIEQSSASLAGYKSMGNYLDERFGPAYFAIGTDLIKSEFQALNSQSGEREIHTLENHNDLVDAFREMDSNIFYIDFENASKSEELAEILTKKQRMMNIGDDFASWYKLTKSFYTIEMIPNEAYDGVIIVKEATPTSVLE; encoded by the coding sequence ATGACTTTTTCCAAAGGAAATACTTTTTTATTGGCCGCACTACTATTCTCGGCATGTTTATATGGGTGTATGAATAATGATGTGGATGACAAAACAATTGAGCCATCAGTTGAAACAGATAAACCTGTTGAAACAAATGAAACTACTAAAACTGAAGAACTAGAGAAATATATTTCAACAATTCAAGCTATTGACATTCCAGATGATGTGGAAGTGATTGGCTTGGGTGAAGCGACACATGGAAATGTTGAATTGCAAGAGCTGAAGAGGGATGTGTTTGAAGCTTTAATCAACAATGAAAATGTAAGAGTGTTTGTCTTAGAAGGGGATTTTGGAGCGGGACAACAAATTAACCAGTTTATTTTAAATGATATAGGTAGTGCCAAAGAAGTAGTATATGCCCTTGATTATAATATTTATAAGACAGAGCAAATGATTGATCTTGTTCAATGGATGCATGATTATAACCTGACAGCAAGCGATAACGAGAAAATTTATTTTTATGGGAATGACATGCAACGCTACGATGATAGTAAACAGGGATTGCTCGACTATTATGAAGTCGTGAATATAGAAGCTGCAAAAACATACGCCGAACAGTTAAAACATGTTTCAAATGCAACAATGCGTGATTTAACGCCCGAACAGTACGAGGAAATGAATGAAGTAATTGAACAAATTATCCTAGACTTACAATCTAATGAAAAGGTTTATTCGGAACAATCTTCTCCTGATGCCTTTGCCTTTGCTTTACAATACGCACATGTTTTAAAACAACGGACACAATTATTTTTAAATGAATCAAACTATACACAACTTCGTGATCAATATTTAGCAGACAATTTGCAATGGATCGTTGAATTCGAGGCGGAACGAGGTCATGATAAAGTACTCATCACTGCTCATAATGGACATATCGAACAATCATCTGCTTCATTAGCCGGCTACAAATCAATGGGGAATTATTTGGATGAACGTTTTGGTCCAGCATATTTCGCAATTGGTACAGATTTAATTAAAAGTGAATTTCAGGCGCTAAACAGTCAATCTGGCGAAAGAGAAATTCATACATTGGAAAATCACAATGATTTAGTGGATGCATTTAGGGAAATGGATTCTAATATCTTTTATATTGATTTTGAAAATGCAAGCAAGTCAGAGGAATTGGCAGAAATTTTAACTAAAAAACAACGAATGATGAATATAGGCGATGATTTTGCTTCATGGTATAAGCTAACAAAATCATTCTACACCATTGAAATGATACCAAATGAAGCGTACGATGGTGTAATTATTGTAAAAGAAGCAACACCAACGAGTGTGTTGGAATAA
- a CDS encoding MBL fold metallo-hydrolase, which yields MKIIELPIEFEFNGQKNTIYPSLIVLNNELTLVDTGYTNFLTLIEYEIIKHGYEMKDLKNIIITHYDDDHIGSLYDFKEKYPRVNIIASEIESKYISGEAKSERLVQAEEMLENMPNEEKEFGRWFIQQLKNLKHVSVNQKVHDGDMILENHCKVVATPGHTSGHISLYFPSLSSVVTGDAAVKENKELVIANPHFCLNVKNAEQSLTKIKSLKAENYYCYHGGKLTL from the coding sequence ATGAAAATAATAGAACTACCGATCGAATTTGAATTTAATGGACAAAAAAATACCATTTATCCTAGCTTAATAGTATTGAATAATGAACTGACCTTGGTTGATACAGGGTATACAAATTTTTTAACTTTAATTGAATATGAAATTATAAAACATGGATATGAAATGAAAGATTTAAAGAATATCATCATTACTCACTATGATGATGATCATATCGGTTCCTTATATGACTTCAAAGAAAAATATCCTCGGGTTAACATTATCGCTAGCGAAATTGAATCAAAATACATTAGTGGTGAAGCGAAGTCAGAAAGATTGGTTCAAGCCGAAGAAATGCTTGAAAACATGCCAAATGAAGAAAAAGAATTTGGTAGATGGTTTATCCAGCAGTTAAAGAATTTAAAGCATGTCTCAGTGAATCAAAAGGTACATGATGGCGATATGATTTTAGAAAATCATTGTAAAGTAGTAGCAACACCAGGTCATACTTCAGGGCATATTTCATTATATTTTCCAAGTTTAAGTAGTGTCGTTACAGGTGATGCAGCTGTTAAAGAGAATAAAGAATTAGTCATTGCAAATCCACATTTTTGTTTGAATGTGAAGAATGCAGAGCAATCATTGACTAAGATTAAAAGTCTGAAAGCTGAAAATTACTATTGTTATCATGGTGGGAAATTAACATTATAA
- a CDS encoding DUF1835 domain-containing protein — protein MLKEIHQSIKKLSGSEAKSILFHIIYRLQTMQETNKPTDEILKELNSISLEMIEAAQNQNPTEREYSTAHIVCGESAAGSLKIGLGRENKVIGFPDFFAVGPILNLHQEVGRKNRKEWLKDNLNYSEDYFEEEYEYRMIQTLTEIDGLKEDKPIVIWTAENSNEQTGLRFLLYLLRDKANAIFIINTTIAYQELFNTPEHGVLDIHTGEVNGEQLNKIYREKLGEPLKDIERKRLEKEWITLSESREMVRIWENNKIKSVNEDYFDEYIVNTARRIHAKQSEKVFIKSARLIGEVFGHINQIGDAFIEYRVRNLIYKGIFEIKGIPKAMRYYSVKLR, from the coding sequence ATGTTAAAAGAGATCCATCAATCAATAAAAAAGTTAAGCGGGAGTGAAGCAAAGAGCATATTATTTCACATAATATATCGGTTACAAACTATGCAAGAAACGAATAAACCAACAGATGAGATTTTAAAAGAATTAAATTCTATTTCACTTGAAATGATAGAAGCTGCGCAAAACCAAAATCCGACTGAGAGAGAGTATTCAACCGCTCATATTGTATGTGGAGAATCTGCTGCGGGTTCTTTGAAAATCGGATTAGGTCGAGAGAATAAAGTGATTGGTTTTCCCGATTTCTTTGCTGTTGGACCGATTTTAAATCTTCATCAAGAAGTGGGACGGAAGAACAGAAAGGAATGGTTGAAAGACAATCTCAATTATTCAGAAGACTACTTTGAAGAAGAATATGAATATAGAATGATACAAACTCTGACAGAAATAGATGGGTTAAAAGAAGATAAGCCGATAGTGATATGGACTGCAGAAAATTCCAATGAACAAACGGGATTACGATTTCTATTATATTTGTTAAGAGATAAAGCAAACGCAATTTTCATCATTAATACTACAATTGCGTATCAGGAATTATTTAATACACCAGAACACGGTGTTTTAGATATTCATACTGGGGAAGTAAATGGGGAGCAATTAAATAAAATCTATCGAGAAAAGTTAGGAGAACCATTAAAGGACATAGAGCGGAAACGATTAGAAAAAGAATGGATAACCCTTTCAGAATCACGAGAAATGGTAAGAATTTGGGAGAATAATAAAATTAAGTCTGTCAATGAAGATTACTTTGATGAATATATTGTGAATACTGCTCGAAGAATTCATGCTAAGCAGAGTGAAAAAGTGTTTATTAAATCCGCAAGGCTAATCGGTGAAGTTTTTGGTCACATCAATCAAATCGGTGATGCTTTTATCGAATATAGGGTAAGGAATCTAATCTACAAAGGGATTTTTGAGATTAAGGGAATTCCGAAAGCGATGAGGTATTATAGTGTGAAACTACGTTAA
- a CDS encoding diguanylate cyclase yields the protein MMRNNKWNQLKLTCRIALIGIIMMFLIPLSAEGSSEVNRINLGPHFDVYHDSTNKVTIEELIEGKYDQNFKPSTQEYAFFWHTSDTIWLRLPLSELIQGNTSGYVIEGIDKLDHVNAYFVKEDGTYTFQKGGIAGLDSQPIRYRSNLFPIEEPDVKEVYIALSGEMPLMFTSTLYKNISFLESVMSYKYSTGLFYGFLLGLMLYNLFLFVSLKEKAYFYYVLYMFVFMAYQAAMNSFDLELVGHVLSEWFLFRTLPTSCNLLVVFMILFSKEFLELKKHLPKHNRVLNIFLWLTIFSLVSVFTVPNLEAVNNAITLLTVIVLAFLWTSGLTMLLKGFKMARFYMAGWTVLLGSILIQGFGFLGWIPFHPALYEQLPAFAACFEAIFLSLALGDKINLMKKEMNDKLEEKVQERTKELEDAKQRLEQLANTDRLTKISNRMSLDFELDHQLLTAKTNGTSLSLILLDVDHFKAVNDKFGHQVGDMVLKETAYILKENIRKTEMVGRWGGEEFLVIAPNAERIEAMELAEYLRQQLEAHSFHEVGQITASFGVATYIEGDTHQSLLSRCDKALYHAKEKGRNLVFSHT from the coding sequence CTTAATTGGTATTATCATGATGTTTTTAATTCCTCTATCTGCTGAGGGTTCTTCAGAAGTAAACCGTATCAATCTCGGTCCTCACTTCGATGTGTATCATGATTCAACGAACAAAGTGACAATTGAGGAACTAATTGAAGGAAAGTATGATCAAAACTTTAAACCGAGCACTCAAGAATATGCATTTTTTTGGCATACGAGTGATACGATTTGGCTTCGGCTGCCACTTAGTGAACTCATTCAAGGAAACACGAGTGGCTATGTGATAGAAGGTATTGACAAGCTAGATCACGTCAATGCATATTTTGTCAAAGAAGACGGCACTTACACCTTTCAAAAAGGCGGTATTGCCGGACTTGATAGTCAACCTATCCGCTATCGATCTAATTTGTTTCCTATTGAAGAGCCAGATGTGAAAGAAGTGTATATTGCACTTTCAGGTGAAATGCCACTTATGTTCACTTCTACACTGTATAAAAATATTAGCTTTCTGGAAAGTGTTATGAGCTATAAATATTCCACTGGGTTGTTTTACGGTTTTCTATTAGGACTCATGTTATATAACTTATTTTTATTCGTATCCCTAAAAGAGAAAGCGTATTTTTACTATGTGCTATATATGTTCGTCTTTATGGCATATCAAGCCGCTATGAATTCATTTGACCTTGAACTTGTTGGGCACGTTCTTTCTGAATGGTTCCTGTTTCGAACATTGCCAACTAGTTGTAATTTATTGGTGGTCTTTATGATTTTGTTTAGTAAAGAATTTCTAGAGCTAAAAAAACATTTGCCGAAGCATAACCGTGTACTGAACATTTTTTTATGGCTCACTATTTTCTCCCTAGTCTCGGTCTTTACTGTGCCAAACCTTGAAGCCGTCAATAATGCGATTACGTTACTTACTGTGATTGTGTTAGCGTTTCTTTGGACTTCGGGTTTAACTATGCTCTTGAAAGGTTTTAAAATGGCTCGTTTCTATATGGCGGGCTGGACTGTTTTGCTTGGCTCGATATTAATTCAAGGCTTTGGTTTTTTGGGGTGGATTCCGTTTCACCCTGCTCTCTATGAACAACTACCTGCCTTCGCAGCCTGCTTTGAAGCCATTTTTCTCTCATTGGCACTTGGCGATAAAATTAACTTAATGAAAAAAGAAATGAACGACAAACTTGAAGAAAAAGTACAAGAGCGGACGAAAGAACTTGAAGACGCAAAACAAAGGCTTGAACAGCTAGCCAATACAGACCGCCTCACAAAGATTTCAAACCGAATGAGTCTTGATTTTGAGTTGGATCATCAGCTACTGACAGCCAAGACAAACGGAACATCACTATCACTTATTTTGCTAGATGTGGATCATTTCAAAGCGGTGAATGACAAGTTTGGCCATCAAGTTGGTGATATGGTACTGAAGGAAACAGCTTACATTCTAAAAGAGAATATTCGCAAAACTGAAATGGTAGGACGCTGGGGAGGAGAAGAATTTTTAGTGATTGCACCCAATGCAGAAAGAATTGAAGCTATGGAGCTCGCTGAATATCTCCGACAACAACTTGAAGCTCATTCTTTCCATGAAGTCGGCCAAATAACTGCAAGTTTTGGCGTAGCAACCTACATAGAAGGCGATACGCACCAATCCTTGTTATCTCGATGTGATAAAGCGTTGTATCATGCAAAAGAAAAAGGTCGAAATCTAGTTTTTTCTCATACGTAA